The following coding sequences are from one Clostridioides difficile ATCC 9689 = DSM 1296 window:
- a CDS encoding aminotransferase class I/II-fold pyridoxal phosphate-dependent enzyme codes for MLNETKELLKDYYGIDDDTFKLSQEIMEEIKDKFEEIKEIREYNQYKVLKAMQESKLSDMHFNWTTGYGYNDIGREKIEEIYSKVFNTEDALVRPIIVNGTHALTLCIQGIVRPGDEILSVTGRPYDTLEGVIGIREEKGSLKEYGVTYDDVDFLEDGNLDLEGIKNKINDRTKLVMIQRSKGYSWRKSLSISDIKEAIEVIKSVKPEAIVMVDNCYGEFLDTKEPTDVGADVMAGSLIKNPGGGLALTGGYIAGRKDLIELISYRMTSPGIGKECGLTFGTTRNVLQGFFLAPYIVSQAVMGAIFCSRAFEKLGYDVLPKYDDLRSDIIQCIRLNNADEVISFCEGIQEAAPVDSYVKPVPWDMPGYESEVIMAAGAFIQGSSIELSADAPIRPPYNVYFQGGLTFDHSKMGTLKAIEFIKKLKK; via the coding sequence ATGCTTAATGAGACAAAAGAATTATTAAAAGACTACTATGGAATAGATGATGATACTTTTAAACTATCGCAAGAAATAATGGAAGAAATAAAAGATAAGTTTGAAGAAATAAAAGAAATAAGAGAATATAATCAATATAAAGTTTTAAAAGCTATGCAAGAATCTAAACTAAGTGATATGCACTTTAACTGGACTACAGGATATGGATATAATGATATTGGTCGTGAAAAAATAGAGGAAATTTATTCTAAAGTATTTAATACAGAAGATGCTCTTGTAAGACCAATAATTGTAAATGGTACACATGCACTTACTTTATGTATACAAGGTATAGTTAGACCAGGAGATGAAATTTTATCTGTTACTGGTAGACCATATGATACTTTAGAGGGAGTTATAGGCATAAGAGAAGAAAAAGGTTCATTGAAAGAGTATGGTGTTACATATGATGATGTAGATTTTTTAGAGGATGGAAACTTAGATTTAGAAGGAATTAAAAACAAAATAAATGATAGAACTAAACTCGTTATGATACAAAGGTCAAAAGGATATTCTTGGAGAAAATCACTTTCAATTAGTGATATAAAAGAAGCTATAGAAGTAATAAAGTCTGTTAAACCAGAAGCTATAGTAATGGTTGATAATTGTTATGGTGAGTTTTTAGATACCAAAGAGCCTACTGATGTTGGAGCAGATGTTATGGCTGGCTCTTTAATAAAAAATCCTGGTGGTGGGCTTGCATTGACAGGTGGATATATAGCTGGTAGAAAAGATTTGATTGAGCTTATATCTTATAGAATGACTTCTCCTGGAATAGGAAAAGAATGTGGTCTTACTTTTGGAACAACTAGAAATGTACTTCAGGGTTTTTTCTTGGCGCCTTATATAGTATCTCAGGCTGTAATGGGAGCTATCTTTTGCTCAAGAGCTTTTGAAAAATTAGGATATGATGTATTACCAAAATATGATGACTTAAGAAGTGATATTATTCAATGTATTAGACTTAATAATGCTGATGAAGTAATAAGTTTTTGTGAAGGTATACAAGAAGCTGCACCAGTCGATTCTTATGTAAAACCTGTTCCTTGGGACATGCCTGGATACGAAAGTGAAGTCATAATGGCAGCAGGAGCATTTATACAAGGTTCTTCTATAGAATTAAGTGCAGATGCTCCAATAAGACCTCCTTATAATGTTTATTTTCAAGGTGGACTTACATTTGACCATTCAAAAATGGGGACTTTAAAAGCGATTGAATTTATAAAAAAACTGAAAAAATAA
- the pepV gene encoding dipeptidase PepV translates to MKEQIKEKVNSLQDEMISSIQESVKIPSVISEATENCPFGENVDKALRGILDLCKSLGFKTVYKDGYYGYAEIGQGEKMIGILGHVDVVPEGDLESWNYPPFEAVLEDGKLYGRGTQDDKGPTIAAIYAVKALMDLNVDFNKRIRFIFGADEENLWRCINKYKENNEEIPNYGFTPDSRFPITNAEKGLLQVHLTCDSKSDIELSVGKALNAVPGKAIYIGKYSDKLKKELDKLNFEYTVEGNKICIIGKSVHSAASDTGINAVARLCIALNNIGIDSNIIKFLAEVIGEDANGNNIIPNCKDDVSGKLTVNIGRVTIDNEKEFAGIDVRIPVTYKKDDFVKELKKMTDKYNLNYEEYDFLDSIYVPEDTLLVKTLRKVYEEETGLDGTPLSSGGATYARALDNCVAFGAIFPGKPETEHQANEYLIVEDIIKATQIYALSIYELLKI, encoded by the coding sequence ATGAAAGAGCAAATTAAAGAAAAAGTAAATTCTCTACAAGATGAAATGATTTCTTCAATACAAGAAAGTGTAAAAATACCTAGTGTTATATCTGAAGCAACTGAAAATTGTCCATTTGGTGAAAATGTAGATAAAGCTTTAAGAGGTATCTTAGACTTATGTAAATCTTTAGGATTTAAGACAGTATACAAAGATGGATATTATGGATATGCAGAAATAGGACAAGGTGAAAAAATGATAGGTATACTTGGTCACGTTGATGTGGTTCCAGAAGGTGATTTAGAAAGCTGGAATTACCCTCCATTTGAAGCTGTTTTAGAAGATGGTAAATTGTATGGAAGAGGAACACAAGATGATAAAGGACCTACAATAGCAGCAATTTATGCAGTGAAAGCTCTTATGGATTTAAATGTAGACTTTAATAAGAGGATAAGATTCATTTTTGGGGCTGATGAAGAAAATCTTTGGAGATGTATAAATAAATATAAAGAAAATAATGAAGAAATACCAAACTATGGATTTACTCCAGATTCTAGATTCCCAATAACAAATGCAGAGAAAGGTCTTTTACAAGTTCATTTGACTTGTGATAGCAAAAGTGATATAGAGTTGTCAGTTGGAAAGGCTTTAAATGCAGTTCCAGGTAAAGCAATCTATATTGGAAAATACTCTGATAAATTAAAAAAAGAACTTGATAAATTAAATTTTGAATATACTGTTGAAGGTAATAAAATCTGTATAATTGGAAAGAGTGTCCATTCAGCAGCAAGTGATACTGGTATAAATGCAGTGGCTAGACTTTGTATAGCTCTTAATAATATAGGTATAGATTCTAATATAATTAAGTTTTTAGCAGAAGTTATTGGTGAAGATGCTAATGGAAACAATATAATTCCTAATTGCAAGGATGATGTATCAGGTAAACTAACAGTAAATATAGGTAGAGTAACTATTGATAACGAAAAAGAATTTGCAGGAATAGATGTAAGGATTCCAGTAACATACAAAAAGGATGATTTTGTAAAAGAGTTAAAGAAAATGACAGATAAATACAATTTAAATTATGAAGAATATGATTTCTTGGATTCAATCTATGTTCCAGAAGATACTCTTCTTGTTAAGACACTTAGAAAAGTATATGAAGAAGAAACTGGTCTTGATGGAACACCACTTTCATCTGGAGGAGCAACATACGCAAGAGCTTTAGATAATTGTGTTGCATTTGGAGCTATTTTTCCAGGAAAACCAGAAACAGAACACCAAGCTAATGAATACTTAATAGTAGAGGATATTATAAAAGCTACTCAAATATATGCTCTTTCTATTTACGAATTATTAAAGATTTAA
- the hfq gene encoding RNA chaperone Hfq: MKNTVLNLQDLFLNNARKERIPVTIYLVNGVQVKGLVKGFDSYIILIEGDNRQQNMIYKHAVSTIQPGKYINLTNQNQNNNNNNNR, from the coding sequence ATGAAAAATACAGTTTTAAATTTACAAGATTTGTTTTTAAATAATGCAAGGAAAGAAAGGATACCTGTTACTATATATTTAGTTAATGGAGTGCAAGTTAAAGGGCTTGTAAAGGGGTTTGATAGTTATATAATATTAATAGAAGGGGATAATAGACAACAAAACATGATTTATAAACATGCTGTATCAACTATACAACCTGGAAAGTATATTAATCTAACAAATCAAAACCAAAACAACAATAATAATAACAACAGATAG
- a CDS encoding DUF554 domain-containing protein, with the protein MFGVIANSLAIAGGCIVGLIIKGGLPQRVSDTIMNGIALCVLYIGISGALEGKNTLVTIISVAVGALIGELIDIDKWVNKLGAFLQSKFSKGNKKDSIAEGFISSSLLFCIGAMAVVGSLESGLTGSHDTLFVKSVIDGIASIIFTASLGIGVMFSAISVFLYEGIICVGASFLNGFLSDPVVTEMTAAGSLLIIGLGLNVLKLTNIKVANLLPAIFIPILFGVFGII; encoded by the coding sequence ATGTTTGGAGTAATAGCAAATAGTCTAGCAATTGCAGGTGGATGTATAGTAGGTCTTATAATAAAAGGAGGATTACCTCAAAGAGTAAGCGATACTATAATGAATGGAATTGCTTTATGTGTATTGTACATTGGTATATCAGGAGCACTAGAAGGAAAAAACACATTAGTGACAATAATATCTGTAGCTGTAGGTGCTCTGATAGGAGAATTAATAGATATTGACAAATGGGTAAATAAGTTGGGTGCTTTTTTACAAAGTAAATTTTCTAAAGGAAATAAAAAAGATTCTATAGCAGAGGGTTTTATATCATCTAGTTTATTATTCTGTATAGGAGCCATGGCAGTAGTTGGTTCATTAGAAAGTGGTCTTACAGGAAGTCATGATACTTTATTTGTAAAATCTGTTATAGATGGAATAGCTTCAATTATATTTACTGCTTCTTTAGGTATAGGTGTAATGTTTTCTGCAATATCTGTATTTTTGTATGAAGGTATTATATGTGTGGGAGCATCATTTTTAAATGGATTTTTAAGTGATCCTGTAGTCACAGAAATGACAGCAGCTGGAAGTTTATTAATTATAGGACTTGGTCTAAATGTACTTAAATTAACGAATATAAAAGTAGCCAATTTGTTACCAGCTATATTTATACCAATATTATTTGGCGTATTTGGAATAATTTAA
- a CDS encoding benzoate/H(+) symporter BenE family transporter, translating to MERLARREQPHIKFGMFKIRIPFIHYRFEKPEAIQGIISSMTSLGTIGLSTQILGLPYEVAWSMAIINSILYCLHVFMGDPVVPGWITASITLTTAYLLKFSMGIERIQALTALQIDLGIIFILMGITGVAGKLVSKIPNSIKGGILMGVGISTIISEFNPKGRFDSYPISITVGILVACFVMFSERFDTLKVKNKFLFHLGEYGVVSAILVSLIVGIFSKEIEIPRFSFDNLVYIVDFKNLINTVSPFGIGFPSVMLFIQGIPMAFMIYIIAFGDFITGENLVLSESENRKDEYIDFNSNRSNVISGIRNIFMAIFSPYIPMCGPLAATLTGSVAQRYKVGKEAMQSVFSGMGTLVWVSAIFICFYPIAQIATPLIPLALSVTLLVQGYLCTKLSMELCNTGVEKGLIGLMGGVIAAKGGTWGLAVGFILYFILIDSKKRKEKDINSIEDCVYEILDKKKSI from the coding sequence ATGGAAAGACTCGCTAGAAGGGAACAACCTCATATAAAATTTGGAATGTTTAAGATAAGAATTCCATTTATACATTACAGATTTGAGAAACCAGAAGCTATTCAAGGTATAATATCAAGTATGACAAGTTTAGGCACAATTGGCCTTAGTACACAAATTTTGGGATTACCCTATGAAGTGGCATGGAGTATGGCTATCATTAACTCAATATTATACTGTTTGCATGTTTTTATGGGAGACCCAGTTGTACCTGGCTGGATTACAGCTTCTATAACTCTTACAACTGCATATTTGTTAAAGTTCAGCATGGGCATTGAAAGAATACAAGCATTAACAGCTTTACAAATAGATTTAGGAATAATATTTATTTTAATGGGTATAACTGGTGTAGCTGGAAAGTTAGTTAGTAAGATACCAAATTCTATTAAAGGTGGAATACTAATGGGTGTCGGTATATCGACTATAATATCAGAGTTTAATCCTAAAGGGAGATTTGATTCTTATCCTATATCTATAACAGTAGGAATTTTGGTTGCTTGTTTTGTAATGTTTTCTGAAAGATTTGATACTCTAAAAGTTAAGAATAAGTTTTTATTTCATTTAGGAGAATATGGTGTAGTATCAGCTATTTTAGTGAGTTTAATAGTAGGTATATTTAGTAAAGAAATAGAAATTCCTAGATTTAGTTTTGACAATTTAGTTTACATAGTAGATTTTAAAAATCTGATAAATACAGTATCTCCTTTTGGAATAGGTTTTCCAAGTGTAATGTTATTTATACAAGGGATACCAATGGCTTTTATGATATACATAATTGCCTTTGGTGATTTTATAACAGGTGAAAACTTAGTACTTTCTGAAAGTGAAAATAGAAAAGATGAATATATAGATTTCAATTCAAATAGGTCTAATGTTATAAGTGGGATAAGAAATATTTTTATGGCAATCTTTTCTCCATATATACCAATGTGCGGTCCATTAGCTGCGACACTTACAGGAAGTGTTGCTCAAAGGTACAAGGTTGGAAAGGAAGCCATGCAGTCTGTTTTTAGTGGCATGGGTACATTAGTATGGGTTTCAGCAATTTTTATCTGTTTTTATCCAATTGCGCAGATTGCTACACCTCTTATACCATTAGCATTGTCAGTAACACTTTTAGTTCAAGGATATTTATGTACAAAGCTATCAATGGAGCTATGTAATACAGGTGTTGAGAAGGGATTGATTGGACTTATGGGAGGTGTAATTGCTGCTAAAGGCGGAACATGGGGACTTGCTGTAGGTTTTATACTGTATTTCATTTTAATTGATTCTAAAAAAAGAAAAGAAAAAGATATTAATTCAATAGAAGATTGTGTATATGAAATATTAGACAAAAAGAAGAGTATTTAA
- a CDS encoding TetR/AcrR family transcriptional regulator — MPPKVKITKEMILNTVLDITREVGFEAVNARSIASKLQCSTRPIFTCYENMNELKNEFLAFAYEYYNQYVVNYRNSKSVSPYLLLPLSYIEFAQEETYLFKLLFINDLDLMMKEANDFYKEIYNEKKARLFSESIGIDLECAKVIFLDLFLYTHGIAVLTATKKLTLDRYSAEKMLKNILTAFIRQEKPDWNLSI; from the coding sequence ATGCCACCTAAAGTAAAGATAACAAAAGAAATGATTTTGAATACAGTCTTGGATATTACAAGAGAAGTGGGATTTGAAGCTGTAAATGCGAGGAGTATTGCAAGTAAATTACAGTGTTCCACTCGACCAATTTTTACTTGTTACGAAAACATGAATGAATTAAAAAATGAATTTCTTGCTTTTGCATATGAATATTATAATCAGTATGTTGTTAATTATCGTAATTCTAAAAGTGTAAGCCCTTATTTACTGCTTCCGCTTTCATACATTGAATTTGCTCAAGAAGAAACGTATTTATTTAAGTTGTTATTTATAAATGATTTAGATTTGATGATGAAAGAGGCGAATGATTTTTATAAAGAAATTTACAATGAAAAAAAGGCAAGACTTTTTTCGGAAAGCATTGGAATAGATTTGGAATGTGCAAAAGTAATATTTTTAGATTTATTTCTTTATACTCATGGCATAGCTGTCTTAACAGCAACAAAAAAATTAACATTAGATAGATATAGTGCTGAAAAAATGTTGAAAAATATATTAACAGCTTTTATAAGACAAGAAAAACCAGATTGGAATTTGTCTATTTGA
- a CDS encoding cyclase family protein, which produces MKVFDLTHVTHNDMPVYAEPNRPDIKKVAIIEENGYQETLISVFSHNGTHMDSPRHMYTKGETLDKLDIENFVGKAYVLELEKGNENIELEYLKKYEDEIKNSDFIIFKSGWSKFWDKKQYYVGYPTLTKEAANYIANTNIKGIGIDMLSVDRYDTSVFEVHHILFEKGKIIIENLTNLETVPEKFLFIAAPFKYNDADGAPVRAIAIVE; this is translated from the coding sequence ATGAAGGTTTTTGATTTAACTCATGTGACACATAATGACATGCCTGTATATGCAGAGCCTAATAGACCAGATATCAAGAAAGTAGCTATTATTGAAGAAAATGGTTATCAAGAAACATTAATTAGTGTATTTTCTCACAATGGAACTCATATGGATTCACCAAGACATATGTATACTAAAGGTGAGACCCTAGATAAGTTGGATATAGAAAATTTTGTTGGGAAAGCTTATGTATTGGAACTTGAAAAGGGAAATGAGAATATAGAATTAGAATATCTAAAAAAATATGAAGATGAAATAAAAAATAGTGATTTTATAATATTTAAATCAGGTTGGTCAAAATTTTGGGATAAAAAGCAGTACTATGTAGGTTATCCTACATTAACAAAAGAAGCTGCAAACTATATAGCTAATACTAATATAAAAGGCATAGGAATAGATATGCTATCAGTGGATAGATATGACACATCAGTATTTGAAGTGCATCATATTTTATTTGAAAAAGGAAAAATAATCATAGAAAATCTTACAAATTTAGAAACTGTTCCAGAAAAATTTCTATTTATAGCAGCACCATTTAAGTATAATGATGCTGATGGAGCTCCAGTAAGAGCAATAGCTATAGTAGAATAA
- a CDS encoding SIR2 family protein, which yields MKIAIFLGAGASAAENLPIQNELFSEYFKKLNPTNYNTKMNRELYIFFKQMFNIDIVKDNIDNANFPTFEEVLGLLDLAEQRKEAFRNFGLENLNNRSDSIRFLRQYLILLMAEAIHNTPRTDNKYHKLLVENLLENDLLLDTTFISANYDIHIDNTVTGLRDKNDLPIMLDYGVEFTNFKEELNWRKPKEPLIKLYKIHGSLNWLYCPICNSVTLTPHEGGVMKLIENSSETKCLECGELTEPIIVPPTYFKNMSNIFLSNVWNETEKTLRDTDLLIFCGYSFPEADMHIKYMLKRVQTNRKKPPLKIMVFNNHSQKQRITLKKEEGRYKRFLGEDVIFTDNSFQDFSVNPLRFIKNI from the coding sequence ATGAAAATAGCAATATTTTTAGGAGCAGGAGCTTCAGCAGCAGAGAATCTACCTATTCAAAATGAACTTTTTAGCGAATATTTTAAAAAACTAAATCCCACAAATTATAATACCAAAATGAATAGAGAATTGTATATTTTCTTTAAACAGATGTTCAATATTGATATAGTAAAAGATAATATAGATAATGCAAATTTTCCTACCTTTGAAGAAGTTTTAGGTCTTTTAGACTTAGCAGAACAAAGAAAAGAAGCATTTAGAAATTTTGGACTAGAAAATCTAAATAACAGAAGTGATAGTATACGTTTTTTAAGACAATATTTAATACTACTAATGGCTGAAGCAATTCATAATACACCTAGAACAGATAATAAATATCATAAACTTTTAGTTGAAAATCTTTTGGAAAATGATTTGCTTCTTGATACTACTTTTATTAGTGCAAATTATGATATACATATAGACAATACAGTTACTGGATTAAGAGATAAGAATGATTTGCCAATTATGCTTGATTATGGTGTGGAGTTTACAAATTTTAAAGAGGAGTTAAATTGGAGAAAACCAAAAGAACCATTAATCAAATTATATAAGATACATGGGTCATTGAATTGGCTTTATTGCCCCATTTGTAATAGTGTAACTCTTACACCACATGAAGGTGGTGTCATGAAGCTTATTGAAAATAGTTCAGAGACAAAATGTTTAGAGTGTGGTGAGTTAACAGAACCTATTATAGTGCCACCAACATATTTTAAGAATATGTCAAACATATTTTTAAGTAATGTTTGGAATGAAACAGAAAAAACTTTAAGAGATACTGACCTTTTAATATTTTGTGGATATTCATTTCCTGAAGCTGATATGCACATAAAATACATGTTAAAAAGAGTGCAGACTAATAGAAAAAAACCTCCTCTTAAGATAATGGTTTTTAATAATCATTCACAAAAACAGAGAATTACTTTAAAGAAAGAAGAAGGAAGGTATAAACGTTTTTTGGGTGAAGATGTTATATTTACTGATAATTCTTTCCAAGATTTTTCGGTAAATCCCTTGAGGTTTATAAAAAATATATAG
- a CDS encoding class I SAM-dependent methyltransferase, which translates to METKQYLIDFYNTYDEDSRLALKHGMVEFLTTMHYIDKYIKSGDCVLEIGAATGRYSHTLARQGYDVDAVELVEHNIEVFHKNTQSNENISITQGNAMDLSVFPDNKYDITLLLGPLYHLYNKEDKQQALHEAIRVTKPGGVVFAAYVISDGCLIDEGFHRGNINVSEYIEKGLIDPQTFAAKSEPKDLFELVRKENIDDLMSAFNVTRLHYVASDGLALYMREAVDSMDDDAFALYLKYHLATCEREDLVGVTSHAIDIFRK; encoded by the coding sequence ATGGAAACAAAACAATACTTAATTGACTTTTATAATACTTATGATGAAGATAGTCGACTTGCATTAAAACATGGAATGGTGGAATTTCTCACTACTATGCATTACATTGATAAGTACATAAAATCAGGTGATTGTGTGCTTGAAATTGGCGCTGCAACTGGTCGTTATTCTCACACACTGGCACGTCAGGGATATGATGTTGACGCAGTGGAATTAGTCGAACATAATATAGAGGTTTTCCATAAAAATACTCAATCAAATGAAAATATAAGCATTACTCAGGGTAATGCTATGGATTTATCTGTTTTCCCAGATAATAAATATGATATTACGTTACTGTTAGGACCACTATATCATCTTTATAACAAAGAAGATAAACAACAAGCTTTACATGAGGCAATTCGTGTAACAAAACCTGGTGGTGTGGTTTTTGCTGCATATGTTATATCTGATGGCTGTCTCATTGACGAGGGGTTCCATAGAGGAAATATTAATGTATCTGAATATATTGAAAAAGGTTTGATTGATCCACAGACATTTGCTGCTAAGTCTGAACCAAAGGATTTGTTTGAGCTTGTACGTAAAGAAAACATTGATGATTTGATGTCTGCATTTAATGTAACTAGACTGCATTATGTCGCATCAGATGGTTTGGCTTTGTATATGCGTGAAGCAGTAGACTCTATGGATGATGATGCATTTGCATTATATTTAAAATATCACCTTGCTACTTGTGAACGTGAAGATTTAGTAGGGGTTACAAGTCATGCAATTGACATATTTAGAAAATAA
- a CDS encoding prolyl-tRNA synthetase associated domain-containing protein has product MSDLNNKKEQDENESSMNETKIYDILDKLNVEYDVVEHEAVYTAEQLVILDGITKGCQCKNLFLRNAKGNKYYLIVVKGEKQVDLNSLKDKIGSSRLSFASPERLYNVLKLLPGSVNPFSLINDTERKVELYIDKDVIKEDYLNFHPNINTKTVNISRKGFEEFLEYLKYPIQSIDV; this is encoded by the coding sequence ATGAGTGATTTAAATAATAAAAAAGAACAAGATGAAAATGAATCTAGCATGAATGAAACTAAAATATATGATATTTTGGATAAATTAAATGTTGAATATGATGTAGTAGAGCATGAAGCTGTATATACAGCAGAGCAATTAGTCATTTTAGATGGAATAACAAAGGGGTGTCAATGTAAAAATTTATTTTTAAGAAATGCCAAAGGAAATAAGTATTATCTTATTGTAGTTAAAGGAGAAAAACAAGTTGATTTAAACTCACTTAAAGATAAGATAGGAAGTTCTAGATTATCGTTTGCTTCACCTGAAAGACTATACAATGTACTTAAACTTCTTCCTGGAAGTGTAAATCCTTTTTCATTAATAAATGATACAGAAAGAAAAGTTGAGCTTTACATAGATAAAGATGTAATTAAAGAAGATTACTTAAATTTTCATCCTAACATAAATACTAAAACTGTAAATATATCTAGAAAAGGTTTTGAAGAATTTTTGGAATATTTAAAATATCCAATACAAAGTATAGATGTTTAG
- a CDS encoding acyl-CoA thioesterase/bile acid-CoA:amino acid N-acyltransferase family protein gives MKVNVYNVESFVDERLKIMVSDLIQNTKLKISVKMEFPWCKGEEFSSYGVFCSNEKGEVDLDLVEPIEGTYKADNCMGLIYSLEKSKTEGKNFAENISIDKPIIMNMIFETSIERKEVELKRIFKSEDITTKYISDEFIGKLFYKQNSNNKTILMLGGSDGNLDALDLLAAPLASRGFNVLTVAYFALEGLPDKLEEVPLEYFEKVFEWISENEITSTKEIFVHGTSKGGELAFLLASRYEQIKKVVVSQPHIYCFQALNGLMSGNDTSSWSYKGEPFPYIKVDNDIFFEEQKKNISKGIPFGFNSTYKKSLKRAENRKEARIKIENSKADILMIAGKEDNIWNSYEACLKALEIFEENNYPYNVELLTYNNMGHPLPIPYIMPLKETLCMSMSGGIFSSGGTVEGNSKGQFESWNRTIEFYKKPLSSDLNN, from the coding sequence ATGAAAGTAAATGTATACAATGTAGAATCATTTGTGGATGAAAGACTTAAGATTATGGTTTCGGACTTAATTCAAAATACTAAACTTAAAATAAGTGTGAAAATGGAATTTCCATGGTGCAAGGGAGAAGAATTTTCATCTTATGGAGTGTTTTGTTCAAATGAAAAAGGAGAAGTAGATTTAGATTTAGTTGAACCTATAGAAGGTACTTATAAGGCTGATAATTGTATGGGGTTAATTTATTCGCTGGAAAAATCTAAAACTGAAGGTAAAAATTTTGCAGAAAATATATCTATTGATAAACCAATAATTATGAATATGATATTTGAAACTTCTATTGAAAGAAAAGAAGTTGAATTAAAGAGAATATTTAAATCAGAAGATATTACCACAAAATACATATCTGATGAGTTTATAGGAAAATTATTTTATAAACAAAATTCTAATAATAAAACAATTTTAATGCTAGGTGGTTCTGATGGAAATTTAGACGCTCTAGACCTTTTAGCAGCTCCACTTGCATCTAGAGGATTCAATGTACTAACAGTTGCATACTTTGCTTTAGAAGGGTTACCAGATAAATTAGAAGAGGTTCCATTAGAATATTTTGAAAAAGTATTTGAGTGGATTAGTGAAAATGAAATTACCAGTACTAAAGAAATATTTGTACATGGGACATCAAAGGGTGGAGAATTGGCCTTTTTACTTGCTTCAAGATATGAACAAATTAAAAAGGTTGTAGTATCACAACCTCACATTTATTGTTTCCAAGCTCTTAATGGATTGATGAGTGGAAATGATACTTCATCATGGTCATATAAAGGAGAGCCATTTCCATATATCAAAGTAGACAATGATATATTCTTTGAAGAACAGAAAAAAAATATATCAAAAGGTATTCCATTTGGATTTAATAGTACTTATAAGAAAAGTCTTAAAAGAGCAGAGAATAGAAAAGAGGCTAGAATAAAAATAGAAAATTCCAAAGCAGATATACTTATGATTGCTGGAAAAGAAGATAACATATGGAATAGTTATGAAGCTTGTTTAAAGGCATTAGAAATCTTTGAAGAAAATAATTATCCATATAACGTAGAATTATTAACATACAATAATATGGGTCATCCGTTACCAATTCCATATATTATGCCTCTAAAGGAGACTTTATGTATGAGTATGAGTGGAGGGATTTTTTCTTCAGGTGGAACTGTAGAAGGAAATTCAAAAGGACAGTTTGAATCATGGAATAGAACTATTGAATTTTATAAAAAACCTTTATCAAGTGATTTAAATAACTAA